The region GGCCGCAGGGTTGGCGAGTCTGATCGAGTCGGCATCGCTGGCTGGTCATCCTCAGGAAGCGACATGGGAATGGACACGCTGGCCGGACAATTCGATCCCGCCACCTGCCAACCGCTCTCATGATGCGTCATCATCACGCTGGAGTCTGACACTCAAGCAGCAACTCGATCCTTTGGGACTTTTCAATCCCTCTGTGCTCGATCTGCGATGTGGCAAGCCCTGGCCCGAAAATCTTTGACGATGACTCATCAAGATCCGTTCGGCTGGTCTTGAATGCCAGGCCCGACTAAGCCGCTGTGATTAATCTGTCACCGAGGTCGTGTTGTCGGCGAGTTCTCTGCGCAGCCACGCACGCGAATAAGCCCATAAGCGGCTCGCAGTGCGGACAGAAATGTCCAACGTTTCTGCTGCTTCTGCGAGCGTTAATCCCCCAAAGTACAGAAGCTGCACGAGTTCGGCTCCTTGAGGTTTGATGTCAGCGAGCTTGGTCAAGGCTTCATCAAGGGCCAGTAGATCTTCCTGTGGCTCGACAAGGCAGGGAGGGAAGTCGTCGATGTTATGCCGGACAAATTCTCCACCATGCTTGAGACTCTTTTTGCGGCGGGCATGATCAATGAGAATGCGGCGAATGGTGATGGCGGCTGCAGCAAAGAACTGTGCCCGGCTTTTCCATTGTGGCCCGCGTTGCGGAATCCCGGATTGATCTTCTTCGAATGGAACTTCGCTCTCATGAATCCTGGAAGAGTCGCTGCCGTTGGACTGCTCGTCTGGTGAATGGCCATGCATCAATCGCAAATAGGCTTCATGGACAAGAGCTGTGGGCTGAAGTGTCTGCCCGGCCGGTTCTAATGCCAGGCGAGCCGCTGCCAGTTTGCGAAGCTCCGCATAGACAAGTGGGAGCAGATCATCTGTCGCATGTTCCTGGCCGGTATCGATCGCGGCCAGCAGGCGTGTCAATTCGTCCATAAGTTGCCAGATAAAGTGGGATCTCACATAGCACTACTGATGATGAGCGGCTTAACGAACATATACCAGCGAAAAATGGATGAACAAGTCGTCGGCAGAAATTGCCGCTCATCCGATTGTTTGTGAATTCGTGTGATTCAAGTGAGCTCAGGCAGGAAGAGATGCCTTGCCGTTTGAAACGACTTTACCGGTGAGGAACGGGCATTTGCCTTAAGGGCGTATCGTGTGGTCTGGATTGACGCAGTTCGATTTTCCACACAGATCGATACAAGACGAGCAATCGAATGTGCCGTCGAATTCTCTTTGTGCCCCCAGTGGGGCATGAAATGGACGGTGCATTGAAGAGCTTACAGTTGTTGACCGGGCAGGGAGGCCTTGGAATGGCGACGAAGTCGTGGCGAAGTTGGGCTCATGCTGGCTGGCGTCTGGGGTCTCTGCTCCTCGCTTCTTCCATGGCCGTCGAGGGTCTGGCGGAAGAATCACTGTTTTCTGACAGTTGGTTTCTGCGCGGGACTTCAACATCGCGCTCTGTCGACGTCGATTCACCGCTCAGTGGTGAGTCGTTTTCTCCATCGGTTATCGAAACTGATGACTATCGCCTGGCTTCTTTTTCGAGTGCAGACAGCTTCTCGATCGATCCCGTCTCGGCAGCACTCAATGCCGACTCCTGGCGTGATCGCACCCAGCTGACTGGCAACTGGGGTGGCTATCGCGATGCACTGGCCGAAAGCGGAGTGACCATCGAAGCTTCATCGACGAACATCTATCAAGGTGTCGCCTCTGGCGGAAACAATAATGAATTTGCCTTCGGTGGACGCGGCGATCTCTTTCTGAAAGTGGATGGCGGGAAAGCGGGTCTGCAGGAAGGCTTGCTGATTACGTTGCACGGAGAAATGAACTACGGCGATTCGGTCAATCGCTCGACAGGAGCACTTCTGCCGATCAGCTTCCCACAAGTATTTCCCACGGGCGATGCTCCCTCTGTCGCACTTTCCAATGTGAGTGTAACGCAGTTTCTTTCGGAATCGATGCTGGTCTATCTGGGAAAGATCAACACACTTGACGGCTTTATCCGGCCCTACCGTGGGAATTCGCACGGGATCGACGGCTTTATGAACGGTGCATTTCTCTTTCCCACAGTGCTGGGCCGCGTGATTCCTTACTCCACTTATGGCGGTGGTGTGGTCTTTTTGAGGGAAATGCAGCCGATCCTGTCGATCAATGTGTTCGATACCAACAGCACTCCCACCACCAGTGGGTTTGATGAGTTCTTTAATAATGGCGCATCGCTGTATATCGAGGGGCGCATCCCGACCAGCTTTTTTGGCATGGAAGGACTGCACTCACTTTCGGGGGCTTACAGCAGTGGAACTTATCGAGCAACAGACCCCGGGCTCAACTACATCATCGAAAGAATTCGCGGCCTGAATGTCCCTGCACCACAGGAAACGGGTTCGTGGGCATTTGAGTATTCTTTCAGCCAGGCCTTGTGGGTAGATGCCACAGACTCCAAGCGAAGCTGGGGCCTGTTTGGCAGCCTGGGGATTGCCGACGGCAATCCGAATCCCATCCGCTGGGGATCGGATATCGGCATTGGTGGCTCCAGCCCCCTGGTTTCACGCCCGAATGACAAGTTCGGCGTGGGATATTACTACCTGGGTGTGAGCAGTGAACTGAGGCAGATTGGGCCCATTCGCACACCACTCCGCGATGAGCACGGTGTCGAACTCTTCTACAACTATCAGGTCACACCGACATTCCAGCTGACGCCAGATCTGCAGATCATTACGCCCGGAATTTCGACGTTCGACACCTCGGTGAACGTCGCCTTGCGGGCGAATCTGATCTTTTGATCGAACGGCGCAACCCGATTCGAAGAGTTGAGTTTACGCCTTGCGGATCTTTTCGCGTCCTTCGACGACGTTCTTCGTGGCGTTACGGGTATCGAGCACGAACTTCGAGTGCTTGACGATGTACTGATAGTCGTAGGCCGAGTGATCGGTCGAGATGAGCACACAGTCTTGTGAAGCCAGGAATTCGGGAGTGAGTTCCTGACTTTCCATGTGAGGCAGGTCGGGGTAGTGCCGCATTTTCGGGAGCACCGGGACGTGGGGGTCGTTGTAGCTGAGATCGGCCTTGCGCGAGATGAGAATCTTCATGAGTTCGAAGGAAGGGCTTTCGCGGGGATCATCCACGTCCTTCTTGTACGCAGCGCCCAGAATGCAGATTTTGCTGCCCTTGATCGGCTTACCGGCGTCGTTGAGGAACTCGGCCAATCGAGTAATGACATACGACGGCATGTGCACGTTGATCTCGCCAGCCAGCTCGATAAAGCGCGTCTGTTCGCCATGCTTGCGAGCGAGCCAGGTGAGATAGAACGGATCGATGGGAATGCAGTGACCACCTAAGCCGGGGCCAGGATAGAAGGCCTGGAAGCCGAAGGGCTTGGTCTTGGCAGCGTCGATGACTTCCCAGACATCAATGCCCATTTTGTCGTAGAGCATCTTGAGTTCATTGACGAGGGCAATGTTCACGGCACGATAAGTGTTTTCGAGAATCTTGCAGGCTTCGGCGATTTCCATGCTGGAAACCGGTACCACGCGTACCACAGCCTTGCTGTACATCGTGCAGGCCAGTTCGGTACTGACGGGATCGTAGCCACCCACGACTTTGGGAATCCCTTCGGCACTGAAGGTCGGGTTGCCCGGGTCTTCGCGTTCAGGACTGAATGCCAGGAAGAAATCGGAACCCGCTTTGAGTCCGGTCGCTTCGAGAACTGGAAGCACATTGACCCGCGTGGTGGTGGGATGTGTGGTACTTTCGAGAACGACGAGTTGACCAGGGCGTAGAGCCTTGGCAATCGAATGGGCTGTCCCTTCGATATAACTCAGGTCAGGATCGCGGCTCTCGTTCAGTGGTGTGGGGACACAGATAATGACGCAGTCTGCTTCACGCAGGCGGCTCATATCGCTGGTGGGTTCAAATTTCTTTTCGGTAATGAGTGCTTTGATCAGGCTGGGATCAATATGCTTGATGTAGCTCTGGCCGGCATTGAGCTTATCGACTTTGGATTGATCCACGTCGAAGCCCATACACCGGAAACCAGCAGATGTAAAAGCACGGATCAATGGCAAACCGACATAACCCAAACCAATGACGCCAATGACCGCTGTTTGATTGCCCAGTTTCTCGGCGAGCTGTTGACCAGACATAACTGTCTTTCG is a window of Planctopirus limnophila DSM 3776 DNA encoding:
- a CDS encoding sigma-70 family RNA polymerase sigma factor, which codes for MDELTRLLAAIDTGQEHATDDLLPLVYAELRKLAAARLALEPAGQTLQPTALVHEAYLRLMHGHSPDEQSNGSDSSRIHESEVPFEEDQSGIPQRGPQWKSRAQFFAAAAITIRRILIDHARRKKSLKHGGEFVRHNIDDFPPCLVEPQEDLLALDEALTKLADIKPQGAELVQLLYFGGLTLAEAAETLDISVRTASRLWAYSRAWLRRELADNTTSVTD
- a CDS encoding carbohydrate porin, whose product is MATKSWRSWAHAGWRLGSLLLASSMAVEGLAEESLFSDSWFLRGTSTSRSVDVDSPLSGESFSPSVIETDDYRLASFSSADSFSIDPVSAALNADSWRDRTQLTGNWGGYRDALAESGVTIEASSTNIYQGVASGGNNNEFAFGGRGDLFLKVDGGKAGLQEGLLITLHGEMNYGDSVNRSTGALLPISFPQVFPTGDAPSVALSNVSVTQFLSESMLVYLGKINTLDGFIRPYRGNSHGIDGFMNGAFLFPTVLGRVIPYSTYGGGVVFLREMQPILSINVFDTNSTPTTSGFDEFFNNGASLYIEGRIPTSFFGMEGLHSLSGAYSSGTYRATDPGLNYIIERIRGLNVPAPQETGSWAFEYSFSQALWVDATDSKRSWGLFGSLGIADGNPNPIRWGSDIGIGGSSPLVSRPNDKFGVGYYYLGVSSELRQIGPIRTPLRDEHGVELFYNYQVTPTFQLTPDLQIITPGISTFDTSVNVALRANLIF
- a CDS encoding nucleotide sugar dehydrogenase, which encodes MSGQQLAEKLGNQTAVIGVIGLGYVGLPLIRAFTSAGFRCMGFDVDQSKVDKLNAGQSYIKHIDPSLIKALITEKKFEPTSDMSRLREADCVIICVPTPLNESRDPDLSYIEGTAHSIAKALRPGQLVVLESTTHPTTTRVNVLPVLEATGLKAGSDFFLAFSPEREDPGNPTFSAEGIPKVVGGYDPVSTELACTMYSKAVVRVVPVSSMEIAEACKILENTYRAVNIALVNELKMLYDKMGIDVWEVIDAAKTKPFGFQAFYPGPGLGGHCIPIDPFYLTWLARKHGEQTRFIELAGEINVHMPSYVITRLAEFLNDAGKPIKGSKICILGAAYKKDVDDPRESPSFELMKILISRKADLSYNDPHVPVLPKMRHYPDLPHMESQELTPEFLASQDCVLISTDHSAYDYQYIVKHSKFVLDTRNATKNVVEGREKIRKA